A single genomic interval of Euwallacea similis isolate ESF13 chromosome 2, ESF131.1, whole genome shotgun sequence harbors:
- the LOC136419487 gene encoding protein phosphatase 1 regulatory subunit 7-like: MPVPNKEGNGEPEELVAESTLSQGHSHSGHLTVNDIVIIDPETLELDLNHGRIGKLQNLEPLTQIERLFLRWNLITKIENLSTLTTLKELELYDNQITKIEGLETLQNLEILDLSFNKIAEIEGLENLTNLDKLFLSSNKITKIQNLGHLNKLTFLELGDNKIREIENLDNLKALKSLYLGKNKITQIKNLDSLDNLTCLSLQSNRLTKIENLDKLTELTELYISENAISKIENLSNLKKLETLDVAQNQIVEIENLEALENLQEFWINDNKVNSWNSVNNLSAHKQLATVYLEHNPVDEDPMYRRKLMLIAPSLTQIDATLCRQA; encoded by the exons atgccTGTTCCAAATAAGGAAGGAAACGGTGAACCAG AAGAACTTGTCGCCGAATCAACGCTTTCACAGGGACACTCCCACTCTGGCCACTTAACTGTTAATGATATCGTGATAATAGACCCTGAAACTCTTGAGCTGGACTTGAATCATGGGCGAATTGGGAAACTGCAAAATTTGGAACCACTAACTCAGATTGAAAGATTGTTTCTACGCTGGAATCTTATCACcaagattgaaaatttgtctACTTTAACAACATTGAAAGAGCTGGAGTTGTATGATAATCAGATTACTAAAATTGAAGGCTTAGAAACTTTGCAGAATTTAGA GATTTTGGATTTGTCATTTAACAAAATAGCAGAAATAGAAGGATTGGAAAACCTGACTAATTTGGATAAACTCTTTTTGTCTTCCAACAAGATTACCAAAATTCAGAACTTGGGACACTTGAATAAACTGACTTTTCTTGAATTGGGTGACAACAAGATAAGa GAAATTGAGAATTTAGACAACCTAAAGGCATTAAAATCTTTATATTTGGGAAAGAATAAGAttactcaaattaaaaatttggattcATTAGACAATTTAACATGTTTGAGTTTGCAAAGCAACCGTCtcacaaaaatagaaaatttggaTAAACTAACAGAGCTCACAGAACTATACATTTCTGAAAATGCCATATCgaaaatagagaatttaaGCAATCTGAAGAAGCTGGAAACATTAGATGTGGcacaaaatcaaattgttgaaattgaaaatttggaagcCTTAGAAAATTTGCAGGAATTTTGG ataaACGACAACAAGGTAAATAGCTGGAATAGCGTGAACAATCTTTCAGCTCATAAGCAACTGGCAACTGTATACTTGGAGCACAATCCGGTAGATGAGGATCCAATGTACCGGAGGAAATTGATGTTAATTGCTCCATCTCTAACACAGATAGACGCTACATTATGTCGTCAAGCATAA
- the LOC136418324 gene encoding protein lin-54 homolog: protein MSLTEQEESGVPETLTDNSSSEVENIENMAILEEYPDDIALQSNEMEVDENLEVEDQGDVEHEEEIVQTEDEIESQEIEIQSDDQIAEPEEVIEKKYKPHTTVPPLRLLNIAPKPEQVPLAMKSVPGQPLLLVPGSGGGQAIKLVGSQGQEINLANYSLGRPITIKQSGKTTMTTGPTVLHQTQPKQIFMKKIITTTTGQKTITKPIGFAKPGQQFVMVHKSSGQPQQIKVMSSSGGTSNKTITLQQAQEMGILGNAKILQTGVQQIPSKRTVLINKAQPKAIKLVSQGNPTQVISTGGNFKTISLGQVKSPTKILPAGVSTLTGVKGTQRLILKSSSGSQVLSAGQLIQVAGTQGLSNGQIHQINVPGKGVQYIKFVPATTAEASNPAVTLVNTVKTASPAAVSASMLPDVKPVITTTKFVTKPVTPGSKPTQYMLFPAGYLPATMQQVQKVGIPAMKQSTTQSKQSSASVVPKPLPPDTSPSPETGSNSTNANIPVTTENQTSNANGIRPRKPCNCTKSQCLKLYCDCFANGEFCYLCNCVNCFNNLENEDTRNLAIKACLERNPNAFRPKIGKAKDTTGDVLRKHTKGCNCKRSGCLKNYCECYEAKIACSSNCKCRGCRNVEDAAENRHLESISNTQRINDEELSQAVYKKILPYYKEMSTVSPVRHRKSSLLRKQPVTYITDEVIEATCQCLLTIADEADSNVQDEELTKRQIIEEFGGCLNEIIHCSLNRGVS from the exons AAAATTTAGAAGTTGAGGATCAAGGGGATGTAGAGCATGAAGAAGAAATAGTTCAAACAGAAGATGAAATTGAATCTCAAGAAATAGAGATCCAATCAGATGATCAAATCGCTGAACCTGAAGAAGTCattgaaaaaaagtataaacCACATACAACTGTGCCTCCTCTGAGACTCTTAAATATTGCCCCAAAACCTGAACAAGTTCCTTTGGCTATGAAGTCAGTGCCAGGGCAACCACTTCTTCTAGTACcag GTTCTGGTGGGGGGCAAGCAATAAAATTGGTGGGCAGTCAAGGGCAAGAAATTAACTTGGCAAACTATTCTTTGGGACGTCCAATTACGATTAAGCAATCAGGTAAAACTACCATGACTACCGGACCGACGGTTTTACATCAGACCCAACCAAAACagatatttatgaaaaaaattataacgaCCACGACTGGTCAAAAAACAATTACGAAGCCTATAGGATTCGCCAAGCCTGGCCAACAGTTTGTAATGGTGCACAAGTCTTCTGGCCAACCGCAGCAAATTAAAGTAATGTCGTCATCTGGTGGAACCTCAAATAAGACTATAACACTGCAACAGGCACAAGAAATGGGCATTTTGGGAAACGCGAAAATCTTGCAGACTGGTGTTCAGCAAATACCATCTAAACGCACGGTTTTAATCAATAAAGCTCAGCCGAAAGCGATCAAGCTGGTTTCGCAAGGCAACCCGACACAGGTAATTAGTACTGGCGGGAATTTTAAAACGATTTCATTGGGACAAGTCAAGTCACCCACTAAGATTTTGCCGGCTGGAGTGTCGACATTAACGGGGGTAAAGGGGACGCAAAGGCTTATCCTCAAGAGTTCCAGCGGAAGTCAGGTTCTTTCTGCTGGTCAATTAATTCAAGTTGCAGGGACGCAGGGACTTTCAAACGGacaaattcatcaaattaatgTCCCAGGGAAAGGG GTGCAGTACATAAAATTTGTGCCTGCTACAACAGCTGAAGCCAGTAATCCTGCAGTTACTCTTGTCAATACCGTAAAAACTGCAAGTCCGGCTGCAGTGTCTGCGTCAATGTTACCTGATGTTAAA CCAGTGATCACCACAACAAAGTTTGTCACCAAACCAGTTACACCAGGATCAAAGCCGACCCAATATATGCTGTTTCCAGCGGGTTACCTACCTGCTACAATGCAACAG GTTCAAAAGGTTGGCATACCAGCGATGAAGCAGTCCACGACACAATCAAAACAAAGCTCAGCTTCCGTGGTACCTAAACCTCTTCCTCCAGATACAAGCC CGTCTCCAGAAACGGGATCCAATTCTACAAATGCAAATATTCCGGTAACAACCGAAAACCAAACAAGCAATGCAAACGGCATTCGGCCGCGCAAGCCGTGCAACTGTACCAAATCCCAATGTCTGAAACTATATTGTGACTGCTTCGCCAACGGCGAGTTTTGCTACCTTTGCAACTGCGTTAACTGCTTTAATAACTTGGAAAACGAGGACACCAGAAATCTGGCCATTAAAGCCTGTTTGGAGAGAAATCCGAATGCTTTTAG GCCGAAAATTGGCAAAGCCAAAGACACGACCGGAGACGTGCTCCGAAAACACACGAAAGGGTGCAATTGTAAACGTTCgggttgtttaaaaaattactgtgAATGCTACGAAGCAAAAATTGCGTGTTCGAGTAATTGCAAGTGTAGGGGATGCCGAAACGTGGAAGATGCGGCTGAAAATAGGCATCTAGAATCGATCTCAAATACACAAAGGATTAACGATGAAGAACTAAGTCAGGCGGTTTACAAGAAGATTTTGCCGTACTATAAGGAAATGTCCACGGTTTCTCCTGTACGACACCGGAAGTCCAGCTTATTGAG gAAGCAGCCTGTCACGTACATCACAGACGAAGTCATTGAGGCCACATGCCAATGTCTTTTGACAATCGCCGACGAAGCGGACTCAAATGTGCAAGACGAAGAACTCACAAAGCGACAGATCATTGAAGAGTTCGGAGGTTGCCTCAACGAAATTATACATTGTTCGCTCAACCGTGGTGTAAGCTAG
- the eEF5 gene encoding eukaryotic translation initiation factor 5A gives MADIEDTHFETGDSGASATYPMQCSALRKNGFVMLKGRPCKIVEMSTSKTGKHGHAKVHLVGIDIFSGKKYEDICPSTHNMDVPHVKREDYQLTDISDDGYLSLMSDNGDLREDLKIPEGEVGAQLRQEYDAGKDILCTVLKSCGEEVVIAVKTNTALDK, from the exons ATGGCTGATATTGAAGACACCCACTTTGAGACTGGAGACTCCGGAGCCTCTGCAACATATCCTATGCAATGTTCGGCCCTACGTAAAAACGGATTCGTAATGTTAAAAGGAAGACCATGTAAAATTGTGGAAATGTCTACTTCTAAGACTGGGAAGCACGGCCATGCTAAAGTTCACTTGGTGggaattgatattttttcag GTAAAAAGTATGAAGATATATGCCCATCCACACACAACATGGATGTCCCGCACGTTAAGCGCGAGGACTACCAATTGACTGATATTTCTGATGACGGTTACCTATCTTTAATGTCGGACAATGGCGATCTACGTGAAGACTTGAAAATCCCTGAAGGAGAGGTTGGCGCTCAGCTACGTCAGGAATACGACGCAGGCAAAGATATATTGTGTACCGTTTTGAAATCTTGTGGTGAAGAG GTCGTAATTGCAGTAAAGACAAATACTGCCCTTGACAAATAA
- the LOC136419289 gene encoding zinc finger protein OZF-like, whose product MFQSIAHNIFDDIKVEPLNYYVNNGREQYHANTSSAYRRNHSQNVTMAYDRGPAIMKEESYLPIQGENVHETGEDKESLKLNIVDIEKKPKRQTCKICNKTLASPSSYYVHLKQHSDSKPFSCPRCVAAFCRKPYLEVHMRVHTGERPYECDVCKKRFTQKSSLNTHKRSHLGLRPYACQVCMKTFTVKSYLTAHRWAHVSDSGVSCNECDLIFTNKHLYSQHMQIHNKKDFECGECSKTFSKESYLIRHTNRFHDKFNSA is encoded by the exons ATGTTTCAATCGATTGCACACAATATATTTGACGACATTAAAGTTGAACCATTGAATTATTATGTTAATAATGGCAGAGAACAATATCACGCGAACACCTCGTCTGCTTACCGGCGAAATCACTCTCAAAACGTTACAATGGCTTATGATAGAGGACCCGCTATTATGAAAGAAGAGTCATATCTACCAATTCAG GGTGAAAATGTGCACGAAACAGGGGAGGATAAAGAATcattaaaactaaacattGTGGATATTGAAAAGAAACCAAAACGACAGACGtgtaaaatatgcaataaaacATTAGCATCACCCTCAAGTTATTATGTTCATTTAAAGCAGCACTCAGACAGCAAACCATTTAGCTGCCCTAGATGTGTGGCTGCTTTCTGTAGAAAACCATATTTAGag GTCCATATGCGAGTGCACACTGGTGAAAGACCATACGAATGCGACGTTTGTAAGAAGCGGTTCACACAAAAGTCAAGTCTTAATACTCACAAGCGAAGTCATTTAGGCCTCCGACCTTATGCCTGTCAAGTGTGCATGAAAACATTTACAGTTAAAAGTTACTTGACGGCTCACCGATGGGCGCACGTATCCGATTCGGGAGTTTCCTGCAACGAGtgcgatttaatttttactaataaacaTTTGTACTCGCAACATATGCAGATTCACAATAAAAAGGATTTCGAATGCGGCGAATGCAGCAAAACGTTCTCTAAGGAGTCTTACTTGATAAGACACACCAACAGGTTTCACGATAAATTTAATAGTGCATAG